One genomic window of Daphnia pulex isolate KAP4 chromosome 10, ASM2113471v1 includes the following:
- the LOC124205957 gene encoding uncharacterized protein LOC124205957, with product MRILLPIILLTGCACSELELMADALIDYTPYSKVYHENPPTKLSSIKYESACVSIYDSHTTSSNKNIYWYTPIALLENKNVPSFHNETTGQRTLSVSFGIWNPEVKTKVVKHLNQILSQPIEHSQVTVFPFDGARLNSHQMQFASFSLTNEWIQYHNERSVKFSLSCPTRDDCEQVRTEMRDYPKNFEHLRLDFSSQILNDDKPTCFKDGLEIFPETLPTQVKELLEQLIESKLEKLLNISMEETNRDFAEKLRITEENLAVLQMKSEVTEKELEATKASLISTRLKLMKTKSTVDDLTSNFNDNLENFKMTMKSELTQTKVIVEELSTKLNAILADEQEFSGTKVMEGNCSPGLEMINELKTAQEELREELKTTLNYVQTTTSNLTNAMRTALNRTKSTVADLKTQLNERTNEIVDISQMPTSCEDLEQMGQKVSGFFLVKGSTKLEAVYCNFYPNENDKQKLIGYVDVKSHPVHFYVQRSTAFDTLKTPITFDLTRLNEGHSMELKNGKFTAQRPGIYFFSFTALAEFPASSSAVHLDVGLYLNKVWVGTGLVEETNTVEGQNEQVSIQSTLKLKKDDQVWVQIDSLSEGVQLLDSNNHHTHFIGFMLDEKFSESL from the exons ATGAGGATTTTGTTGCCGATTATTTTACTGACTGGATGCGCTTGTTCAGAATTGGAATTGATGGCTGATGCTTTAATCGATTATACTCCATACAGTAAGGTCTACCACGAAAATCCTCCTACTAAACTCTCATCCATCAAATACGAGTCTGCTTGCGTCAGTATTTACGACAGTCACACAACTTCCAGCAACAAAAATATCTACTGGTACACGCCGATCGCTCTGCTAGAGAACAAGAACGTCCCTTCTTTTCATAACGAAACGACCGGTCAGAGAACTCTAAGTGTCAGTTTTGGGATCTGGAATCCGGAAGTCAAAACTAAAGTGGTCAAGCACCTCAATCAGATCCTCAGCCAACCAATCGAGCATAGTCAAGTGACTGTCTTTCCTTTCGACGGTGCCAGGCTGAACAGCCATCAAATGCAATTTGCAAGTTTCTCATTAACCAATGAGTGGATCCAATATCATAACGAGCGATCAGTCAAGTTTAGCTTGAGTTGCCCGACACGGGACGATTGCGAACAAGTGAGAACTGAAATGCGCGACTATCctaaaaattttgaacatttgCGACTTGATTTCAGTTCTCAAATTTTGAACGATG ATAAGCCTACTTGTTTCAAGGATGGGCTGGAAATATTTCCAGAAACTTTGCCAACACAAGTGAAAG AATTATTGGAACAGCTGATCGAATCCAAATTAGAGAAATTGCTCAACATATCTATGGAAG AAACTAATAGGGATTTTGCAGAGAAACTCCGAATTACTGAAGAAAATCTAGCAG TGTTACAAATGAAGTCGGAAGTCACCGAAAAAGAGTTGGAAGCCACCAAAGCATCGTTGATCTCAACTAGGTTAAAGTTGATGAAAACGAAATCCACCGTCGATGATCTGACGTCCAACTTCAATG ATAATTTGGAGAACTTCAAGATGACGATGAAAAGCGAGTTAACGCAAACGAAGGTCATTGTAGAAGAATTATCGACCAAATTAAATG CTATTTTAGCGGATGAACAGGAATTTTCAGGAACGAAGGTCATGGAAGGAAATTGTTCACCGGGACTCGAAATGATCAACGAACTAAAAACCGCCCAAGAAGAGCTGAGAGAAGAACTAAAAA CTACTTTGAATTATGTGCAAACTACAACGTCAAATCTGACTAACGCTATGAGAACGGCATTGAACAGGACGAAATCCACTGTTGCGGATTTGAAGACCCAATTAAATG AAAGAACGAATGAAATTGTTGACATTAGTCAAATGCCGACCTCATGTGAAGATCTTGAACAAATGGGACAAAAAGTTAGCGGATTCTTTTTGGTGAAAGGATCAACGAAGTTAGAAGCTGTCTACTGCAACTTTTATCCCAATGAAAATG acaaacaaaaattgatcgGATACGTCGACGTCAAATCTCAtcccgtccatttctacgtccagagaaGTACTGCATTCGACACATTAAAAACTCCGATTACTTTCGATTTGACGCGGCTGAACGAGGGACACTCcatggaattaaaaaatgggaaattcaCGGCACAGCGGCCaggaatttatttcttctcattCACGGCACTGGCGGAGTTTCCAGCTTCATCATCTGCTGTGCATTTAGATGTTGGTCTTTATTTGAACAAGGTATGGGTCGGGACGGGTTTGGTAGAAGAGACAAACACTGTCGAAGGTCAAAACGAACAAGTGAGCATTCAGTCGACACTGAAGTTGAAAAAGGACGATCAAGTCTGGGTGCAGATCGATTCCTTGTCAGAAGGGGTGCAGTTGTTAGACAGCAATAACCATCACACTCATTTCATCGGTTTCATGTTGGATGAGAAATTTTCAGAATCCCTTTGA
- the LOC124205958 gene encoding uncharacterized protein LOC124205958, translating into MGNFSGLTVIQLCCLLLACYTCSAAGFSLGNEYFRLLGNNFKNEESSKNEVANLELKVDRLEAKVEQQESQIASLISKETEMEKQRNLEKAKIEGMPKSCEDLWKIGHTLNGISAVKGNKSIEIVYCDFTKQPNEDGFQKWIGYADIKSAPVHFYVQRNHSFTSTKTPISYHLARINEGNAMNLSSGKFTAPRPGTYFFSFTGLASYPSSEGTNYVDVTFKFNGDAVGKAWVHEADVTYYDDNPMSLQLTLNLKQNDEIWLEIGSKSDRAMLFDDRRHFTHFTGFLLDEEIVASL; encoded by the exons ATGGGTAACTTTTCGGGTTTAACAGTTATTCAGTTATGCTGCCTTCTTTTGGCTTGCTACACTTGCTCAGCGGCTGGATTTAGTTTAGGAAACGAATATTTCCGTTTATTGGGGAACAATTTT aaaaacgaagaatcCTCCAAGAATGAGGTCGCGAATTTGGAGTTGAAAGTGGATCGACTAGAGGCTAAAGTTGAACAACAAGAATCGCAAATCGCTAGCCTGATTAGTAAAGAAACGGAGATGGAGAAACAACGGAATTTAGAAAAGGCAAAGATTGAGGGAATGCCCAAGTCGTGTGAAGATTTATGGAAAATAGGACACACCCTGAACGGAATTTCCGCTGTTAAGGGAAATAAGAGCATCGAAATTGTATACTGTGATTTCACTAAACAGCCCAACGAAGACG GTTTTcagaaatggatcggatacgCCGACATTAAATCAgcgcccgtccatttctacgtccaAAGAAATCATTCATTCACATCGACAAAAACTCCGATTTCTTATCATTTGGCGCGAATAAACGAAGGAAACGCCATGAATTTGTCATCGGGGAAATTCACGGCACCGCGACCTggaacttatttcttctcgTTCACGGGACTGGCGAGCTATCCATCTAGTGAGGGAACGAATTATGTAGATGtgacttttaaatttaatggcGACGCCGTCGGAAAGGCTTGGGTTCACGAGGCAGACGTCACATATTATGATGATAATCCGATGTCACTGCAATTGACATTAaacttgaaacaaaatgaCGAAATCTGGTTGGAAATTGGTTCCAAATCGGATCGTGCGATGCTGTTTGACGACAGGCGCCATTTCacccatttcacgggtttcCTGTTGGATGAGGAAATCGTCGCCTCCCTTTGA